The following are from one region of the Leucobacter sp. Psy1 genome:
- the ilvD gene encoding dihydroxy-acid dehydratase, which yields MSEIDIKPRSRDVTDGIEKAAARGMLRAVGMGDEDWDKPQIGIASSWNEITPCNLSLDRLAQGAKEGVHAGGGYPLQFGTISVSDGISMGHEGMHFSLVSREVIADSVETVMMAERLDGSILLAGCDKSLPGMLMAAARLDLASVFLYAGSIAPGWVKLEDGTEKQVTIIDAFEAVGACKAGTLSEEDLKRVECAIAPGEGACGGMFTANTMACVAEALGMSLPGSAAPPSADRRRDYFAHRSGEAVVKMLEQGITARDILTKKAFENAIAVAMVLGGSTNAVLHLLAIAREAEVELTLDDFTRIGQQVPHLADMKPFGQYVAQDFDRVGGMPVIMKALLDAGLLHGDVLTVTGKTMAENLADVTTPLDGKVIRKLDDPLHENGGLTILSGSLAPEGAVVKTAGFDAEVFEGPARVFERERAAMDALSEGKISKGDVVVIRYEGPKGGPGMREMLAITGAIKGAGLGKDVLLLTDGRFSGGTTGLCIGHIAPEASDGGPIALLRDGDLIRVDIAARTLDIQVDPAELEARRADWAPLPPRYTRGVLAKYTQLVHSASEGAITG from the coding sequence ATGTCTGAGATCGATATCAAGCCGCGCAGTCGCGACGTCACCGACGGAATCGAGAAGGCCGCAGCCCGAGGCATGCTTCGGGCTGTCGGCATGGGCGACGAGGACTGGGACAAGCCGCAGATCGGCATCGCGAGCTCCTGGAACGAGATCACGCCCTGCAACCTGAGCCTCGATCGGCTCGCTCAGGGGGCGAAAGAGGGTGTGCACGCCGGCGGCGGCTACCCGCTCCAGTTCGGCACGATCTCCGTTTCGGACGGAATCTCGATGGGGCACGAGGGCATGCACTTCTCGCTGGTGTCGCGCGAGGTCATCGCGGACTCGGTGGAGACCGTGATGATGGCCGAGCGCCTCGACGGATCGATCCTTCTCGCGGGGTGCGACAAGTCGCTCCCCGGCATGCTGATGGCGGCGGCTCGCCTTGATCTCGCCTCGGTCTTCCTTTACGCGGGGTCCATCGCTCCCGGCTGGGTCAAGCTCGAGGACGGCACCGAGAAGCAGGTCACGATCATCGACGCCTTCGAGGCGGTCGGCGCGTGCAAGGCCGGCACGCTGAGCGAAGAGGACCTCAAGCGCGTGGAGTGCGCCATCGCCCCTGGCGAAGGCGCCTGCGGTGGCATGTTCACCGCCAACACCATGGCATGCGTCGCCGAGGCGCTCGGCATGAGCCTGCCGGGGTCGGCGGCGCCCCCGAGCGCGGATCGTCGCCGCGACTACTTCGCCCATCGCTCGGGCGAAGCCGTCGTGAAGATGCTCGAGCAGGGCATTACCGCCAGAGACATCCTCACGAAGAAGGCGTTCGAGAATGCCATCGCCGTGGCGATGGTGCTCGGCGGGTCGACGAACGCCGTGCTTCACCTGCTTGCGATCGCCCGCGAGGCCGAGGTGGAGCTGACGCTCGATGACTTCACGCGCATCGGCCAGCAGGTGCCCCACCTCGCCGACATGAAGCCGTTCGGGCAGTACGTGGCACAGGACTTCGATCGCGTCGGCGGCATGCCGGTGATCATGAAGGCCCTGCTCGACGCGGGTCTGCTGCACGGGGACGTGCTCACCGTGACGGGGAAGACGATGGCCGAGAACCTCGCCGACGTCACGACCCCGCTCGACGGCAAGGTGATCCGGAAGCTCGACGATCCGCTGCACGAGAACGGCGGGCTGACGATCCTCTCCGGGTCGCTCGCCCCTGAGGGCGCCGTGGTCAAGACGGCCGGCTTCGACGCCGAGGTCTTCGAGGGCCCTGCACGGGTCTTCGAACGCGAGCGCGCCGCGATGGATGCGCTCTCGGAGGGCAAGATCAGCAAGGGCGACGTCGTCGTGATCAGGTACGAGGGGCCCAAGGGCGGACCTGGCATGCGCGAGATGCTCGCGATCACCGGCGCCATCAAGGGAGCCGGGCTCGGAAAAGATGTACTACTATTGACGGACGGACGATTCTCAGGCGGCACAACCGGCCTGTGCATCGGCCACATTGCACCGGAGGCATCGGACGGTGGTCCGATCGCCCTCCTCCGCGACGGGGACCTGATTCGGGTCGACATCGCCGCACGAACGCTCGACATTCAGGTGGATCCCGCCGAACTCGAGGCCCGCAGAGCAGACTGGGCTCCGCTTCCCCCGCGCTATACGCGCGGCGTTCTGGCCAAGTACACGCAGCTCGTTCACTCCGCATCGGAAGGTGCGATCACGGGCTGA
- the nhaA gene encoding Na+/H+ antiporter NhaA: MTESSPLHEPGAPSTRSHPIRVISYVNRREVVRVSRVLRAELVGGVIIMVAAALGFIAANSPLSEVYFSIRDFSIGPESLHLHLSIGQWTADGLLAIFFFMVGLELKREFVGGALSRFSTAIVPVAAAFGGVAVPALIYTAFNAGTETSHGWAIPTATDIAFAVAVLGLLAPGIPMALRMFLLTLAVVDDLIAITIIAMFYTDGLNLGALALSVIPIAAFALIGYRFPHWLAKSGAAPWLIMLPLGVIAWALFHASGIHATIAGVVLAFLVPVRGRGETDLAEVFEHRFRPLSTGVAVPLFAFFAAGVAVGSTSGFPFDPVALGVMVGLVLGKPIGITLTTWLVTKFTSAELDPTVRWNKLIGVGALAGVGFTVSLLVTDLSFTDPHHADTARLAVMVGSLIAIVVSAFFLVRPSEARAAKRLPRDT, from the coding sequence ATGACCGAGTCTTCCCCCCTGCACGAACCAGGGGCCCCGAGTACGCGCAGTCACCCGATCAGGGTCATCTCATACGTCAACCGGCGCGAAGTCGTGCGCGTGAGCCGGGTGCTGCGCGCCGAGCTCGTCGGCGGAGTCATCATCATGGTGGCCGCGGCACTCGGATTCATCGCGGCGAACAGTCCGCTGTCCGAGGTGTACTTCTCGATCCGAGATTTTTCGATCGGACCGGAATCGCTCCACCTGCACCTGTCGATCGGGCAGTGGACGGCCGACGGACTTCTCGCGATCTTCTTCTTCATGGTGGGGCTGGAGCTCAAGCGCGAGTTCGTCGGCGGCGCCCTCAGCCGCTTCTCCACCGCCATCGTCCCTGTCGCCGCCGCGTTCGGCGGCGTAGCGGTTCCCGCCCTGATCTACACGGCGTTCAACGCGGGGACTGAGACGTCGCACGGGTGGGCGATCCCGACCGCGACGGACATCGCATTCGCTGTCGCGGTCCTCGGGCTGCTCGCGCCGGGAATTCCGATGGCGCTCCGCATGTTCCTCCTCACCCTGGCAGTGGTCGACGACCTCATCGCCATCACGATCATCGCCATGTTCTACACGGACGGCCTCAATCTCGGGGCGTTGGCTCTCTCAGTCATTCCGATCGCCGCGTTCGCCCTCATCGGCTACCGTTTCCCGCACTGGCTCGCAAAATCCGGTGCCGCCCCGTGGCTCATCATGCTTCCCCTCGGCGTCATCGCGTGGGCGCTCTTCCACGCGTCGGGCATCCACGCGACGATCGCCGGTGTCGTCCTGGCGTTCCTCGTTCCGGTCCGAGGGAGGGGCGAGACCGACCTCGCGGAGGTCTTCGAGCACCGCTTCCGTCCGCTCTCGACCGGAGTCGCGGTCCCCCTCTTCGCCTTTTTCGCCGCGGGCGTGGCCGTCGGTTCCACCTCCGGATTCCCCTTCGACCCCGTCGCACTGGGCGTCATGGTCGGACTCGTCCTGGGCAAGCCGATCGGCATCACCCTGACGACCTGGCTCGTCACGAAGTTCACGAGCGCCGAGCTCGACCCGACGGTGCGTTGGAACAAGCTCATCGGAGTCGGGGCGCTCGCCGGCGTCGGCTTCACTGTCTCACTCCTCGTGACCGATCTCAGTTTCACAGACCCCCATCACGCGGACACCGCCCGCCTGGCGGTCATGGTGGGATCACTCATCGCCATCGTCGTTTCCGCGTTCTTCCTCGTCCGACCGAGCGAGGCACGTGCCGCGAAACGGCTGCCACGGGACACCTGA
- a CDS encoding Hsp20/alpha crystallin family protein, whose amino-acid sequence MALSFDPFSELDRLASGLLQSRSAPRVMPVDLYRDQQRYVLTADLPGVDPGSVDVDVDGQLLTIRAQRSASSTEGVKWLARERQEGSYLRQFSIGEGVDTAGISASYENGVLSVIIPISERAKPRKIEVETPHEARETESRTITA is encoded by the coding sequence ATGGCACTGTCTTTTGATCCTTTCAGCGAACTGGATCGCCTTGCGAGCGGCTTGCTCCAGTCCCGATCCGCGCCCCGCGTGATGCCGGTAGACCTCTACCGAGATCAACAGCGGTACGTACTGACCGCGGACCTCCCCGGCGTCGACCCGGGCTCCGTCGATGTGGACGTCGACGGGCAGTTGCTCACCATTCGCGCACAGCGCTCCGCATCGTCGACCGAGGGCGTCAAGTGGCTCGCACGGGAGCGCCAGGAGGGCAGCTACCTCAGGCAGTTCAGCATTGGGGAGGGCGTCGACACCGCTGGCATCTCGGCCTCGTACGAGAACGGTGTGCTGAGCGTCATCATCCCGATCAGCGAGCGCGCAAAACCGCGAAAGATCGAGGTGGAGACGCCGCATGAGGCCCGGGAGACGGAGTCGCGCACCATCACGGCGTGA
- a CDS encoding inositol monophosphatase family protein — MTQPSPDLAFALRLADLADAVSLPRFQAADLHVDTKPDRSFVTDADTAVERALREVIEQELPGDSFFGEESGRSERGSRRWIIDPIDGTANFLRGVPNWATLIALEVDGVATVGVVSAPAFGARWWASTGTGAWGQASGQEPRRLRVSDVRDLEHASLSFQSIEQWDQAGYLEALVALTRTVWRDRAYGDMWSYMLLAEGLVDIVAEFDVKPYDLAAIAPIVREAGGRFTDVNGADTAWNGSSLATNGHLHDAAVAHIAEHHSPA; from the coding sequence ATGACTCAGCCGTCCCCCGACCTCGCGTTCGCCCTGCGCCTGGCAGATCTCGCCGATGCCGTCTCGCTCCCCCGCTTCCAGGCCGCTGACCTGCACGTGGACACGAAGCCTGACCGCTCGTTCGTCACCGATGCGGACACCGCAGTCGAGCGGGCACTGCGCGAAGTCATCGAGCAGGAGCTCCCGGGTGACAGCTTCTTCGGCGAGGAATCCGGTCGCTCCGAGCGGGGATCCCGTCGCTGGATCATCGACCCGATCGACGGCACGGCGAACTTCCTCCGCGGAGTTCCGAACTGGGCGACGCTGATCGCCCTCGAAGTGGACGGCGTCGCCACCGTCGGAGTGGTCTCCGCACCGGCGTTCGGGGCTCGCTGGTGGGCATCGACCGGAACCGGCGCGTGGGGGCAGGCGTCAGGTCAGGAGCCGCGGCGCCTCAGGGTGTCCGATGTGCGCGACCTCGAGCACGCCTCCCTGAGCTTCCAGAGCATCGAGCAGTGGGACCAGGCGGGTTACCTCGAGGCGCTCGTCGCCCTCACCAGGACCGTGTGGCGGGATCGCGCCTACGGTGACATGTGGTCGTACATGCTGCTCGCGGAGGGCCTCGTCGACATCGTCGCCGAATTCGACGTCAAGCCCTACGATCTCGCCGCGATCGCGCCGATCGTGCGGGAGGCGGGCGGGCGGTTTACGGATGTGAACGGCGCTGACACCGCCTGGAACGGGAGCTCACTCGCGACGAACGGGCATCTGCACGACGCAGCCGTCGCCCACATCGCTGAGCACCACTCCCCCGCCTGA
- a CDS encoding MarR family winged helix-turn-helix transcriptional regulator, with the protein MTEPKWLNDEERRAWLRLVSLNVLLPSALEAQLKRDAGVTLFDYHVLAMLSDADDHTRLMSDLALFTNASLSRLSHVVTRLVKQGWVRREAHPGDGRATNVVLTEAGQRHLDEHAPAHVAEVRRLVFDAVDPDQVGVFADQVGRILDAIDPDGRHQREA; encoded by the coding sequence ATGACGGAACCGAAATGGCTCAATGATGAGGAGCGACGGGCGTGGTTGCGCCTGGTCAGCCTGAACGTACTGCTGCCCAGCGCGCTCGAGGCGCAGCTCAAGCGTGACGCCGGAGTCACCCTGTTCGACTATCACGTGCTGGCGATGCTGTCCGACGCTGACGATCACACGCGCCTCATGAGCGACCTTGCGCTCTTCACGAATGCGTCGCTGTCGCGACTCTCCCACGTGGTCACCCGGTTGGTGAAACAGGGGTGGGTGCGACGCGAGGCGCACCCCGGTGACGGCAGAGCCACCAACGTCGTGCTCACCGAAGCGGGGCAGCGGCACTTGGACGAGCACGCTCCCGCCCACGTCGCAGAAGTGCGCCGCCTGGTTTTCGACGCCGTGGATCCCGATCAGGTCGGGGTGTTCGCGGATCAGGTCGGCAGGATCCTGGATGCCATCGATCCCGACGGTCGTCACCAGCGCGAAGCGTAG
- a CDS encoding DUF3054 domain-containing protein has protein sequence MRSHTSLPASRGAIISAAAIDVIVILLFAWIGRGAHSEDMTVFGVLQTAWPFLAGAAAGWATVRGWKRPWALVRTGLPVWIAALVVGMGLRAITGSGIATPFIIVATVSLLIGLVGWRGVAALTRRLDREPRTD, from the coding sequence ATGCGCTCACACACCTCTCTCCCCGCGTCACGGGGAGCGATCATCTCGGCGGCCGCGATCGACGTCATCGTGATCCTGCTCTTCGCCTGGATCGGCCGCGGAGCACACTCGGAGGACATGACGGTATTCGGCGTGCTGCAGACCGCCTGGCCGTTCCTGGCGGGCGCAGCAGCAGGCTGGGCCACCGTCCGCGGCTGGAAGCGACCCTGGGCGCTCGTGCGCACCGGCCTCCCGGTGTGGATCGCGGCCCTCGTAGTCGGTATGGGACTGCGGGCGATCACCGGCAGCGGAATCGCCACACCATTCATCATCGTGGCGACGGTTTCGCTACTGATCGGACTCGTGGGGTGGCGAGGAGTCGCCGCGCTCACACGTCGCCTCGACCGGGAGCCGCGGACGGACTGA
- a CDS encoding TetR/AcrR family transcriptional regulator produces MVSSGAAGRVRKHPEERRAEILDEAARLALAEGLERITLRAVAAGLGVRPGLISHYFPAAEDLVVAAFARAADGERAAILGSTGSGDPLGRMARFIARIERGYGDELACLWLNARHLARFLPGLADALERQEARDRDRMVALIEAGNAAGDFHAPDPLAACVRIFMAADGYGVYVNNPEPFDVDAYTHFVADVAEWALGVAPGVLRSRAVDMPEVDVVS; encoded by the coding sequence ATGGTGTCAAGCGGAGCAGCTGGACGGGTGCGGAAGCACCCGGAGGAGCGCCGTGCCGAGATCCTGGACGAGGCCGCCCGGCTTGCGCTGGCCGAGGGACTCGAGCGCATCACCCTTCGCGCGGTGGCCGCCGGACTGGGCGTCCGTCCGGGGTTGATCAGCCACTACTTCCCAGCAGCCGAAGACCTCGTGGTCGCGGCGTTCGCGCGAGCAGCGGACGGCGAGCGTGCGGCGATCCTCGGATCTACCGGGTCGGGGGACCCCTTGGGACGGATGGCGCGGTTCATCGCCCGCATCGAGCGCGGTTACGGCGACGAGCTCGCGTGTCTGTGGCTGAACGCTCGCCACCTCGCGCGCTTCCTGCCGGGCCTCGCGGATGCGCTCGAGCGGCAGGAGGCTCGCGATCGCGACCGGATGGTCGCGCTCATCGAGGCGGGGAACGCCGCGGGCGACTTCCACGCGCCCGACCCGCTGGCGGCGTGCGTGCGCATCTTCATGGCGGCGGACGGCTACGGGGTGTACGTGAATAACCCGGAACCGTTCGACGTCGATGCCTACACCCACTTCGTCGCCGACGTTGCCGAGTGGGCGCTGGGGGTCGCGCCGGGAGTGCTGAGGTCACGTGCCGTCGACATGCCCGAAGTCGACGTGGTATCCTGA
- a CDS encoding cytosine permease gives MTTPAPPADAHFTDVASQPETRGIELVDDSERHGRPRSLFPVWAATMVSVLNFTIGASFTAVLGLEIWQAILVTVAVAVLWILPGIVAISGPAAGTSGSVIQRAIYGFRGNKIVIAFYGWFISGVFLALNWVASSYMGAELLTRIGVEDKTVALIGVTVVVSVITVLVAVYGHALILKAYTAITVVLLGIFLLVSGFIVPEVDWNFSQPEPLQGVALWSSLTIAFAILASSPLSFSNSADMARYLPRDAKRSHIIAATALGGALPCVFFTIIGALLGSIVSADALEFGIEYALLDMLPAWLGPVFVVGVIVNTVALNGMTTYTASMAFQSIGVPIRRIPSAILIGVLGTGFTIFLVMSTSLLDAVNLMLQFLLIISVPTMAVYVADIVLRRNRYDGVDLFDERPGARFWYHGGFSIAGLTSAVAGGVASALFLATDVWTGPLAVAIGNIDLSVPAGIIVSIALYTVLAGRRVREQAGV, from the coding sequence GTGACCACACCCGCTCCCCCGGCCGACGCCCACTTCACCGACGTCGCCAGTCAGCCTGAGACGCGCGGCATCGAGCTCGTCGATGATTCCGAACGTCACGGCCGACCGAGAAGCCTCTTCCCCGTGTGGGCCGCCACGATGGTGAGCGTGCTGAACTTCACGATCGGCGCGTCGTTCACCGCGGTCCTCGGACTCGAGATCTGGCAGGCGATCCTCGTCACCGTCGCCGTGGCGGTGCTGTGGATCCTCCCCGGCATCGTCGCCATCAGCGGCCCAGCAGCGGGCACCTCCGGCTCCGTCATCCAGCGAGCGATCTACGGATTCCGCGGGAACAAGATCGTCATCGCGTTCTACGGGTGGTTCATCTCCGGAGTGTTCCTCGCGCTGAACTGGGTCGCCTCCTCGTACATGGGCGCCGAACTCCTCACCCGCATCGGCGTCGAGGACAAGACCGTCGCGCTCATCGGGGTCACGGTGGTCGTCTCGGTCATCACCGTCCTCGTCGCGGTCTACGGGCACGCGCTGATCCTCAAGGCCTACACGGCGATCACCGTCGTCCTCCTGGGCATCTTCCTCCTCGTCTCGGGCTTCATCGTTCCCGAGGTCGACTGGAACTTCAGCCAGCCCGAACCCCTCCAGGGCGTCGCGCTCTGGTCGAGCCTGACGATCGCCTTCGCGATCCTCGCCTCCTCGCCGCTGTCCTTCTCCAACAGTGCCGACATGGCCCGCTACCTGCCCCGCGACGCGAAGCGCTCGCACATCATCGCGGCGACCGCCCTCGGCGGCGCGCTCCCCTGCGTCTTCTTCACGATCATCGGCGCACTCCTCGGCAGCATCGTCTCGGCAGACGCTCTCGAGTTCGGCATCGAGTACGCCCTGCTGGACATGCTCCCCGCCTGGCTCGGCCCAGTGTTCGTGGTCGGGGTGATCGTGAACACCGTGGCACTGAACGGCATGACCACCTACACCGCGAGTATGGCGTTCCAGTCGATCGGCGTACCGATCCGGCGCATTCCCTCGGCGATCCTCATCGGCGTGCTCGGCACGGGCTTCACGATCTTCTTGGTCATGTCGACCAGCCTGCTCGACGCGGTGAACCTCATGCTGCAGTTCCTGCTGATCATCTCCGTGCCGACGATGGCGGTCTACGTCGCCGACATCGTCCTGCGCCGGAACCGGTACGACGGGGTCGACCTCTTCGACGAGCGCCCGGGCGCTCGCTTCTGGTACCACGGCGGATTCAGCATCGCCGGCCTCACCTCAGCTGTCGCGGGCGGGGTCGCGAGTGCGCTCTTCCTCGCCACCGATGTGTGGACCGGTCCCCTCGCGGTAGCGATCGGCAACATCGACCTGTCCGTACCCGCGGGCATCATCGTCTCGATCGCGCTGTACACCGTCCTCGCCGGACGTCGGGTGCGCGAGCAGGCGGGGGTGTGA
- the smpB gene encoding SsrA-binding protein SmpB, translated as MPKESGEKLVASNKKARHDYLILDTYEAGMVLTGSEVKSLRMGRASLVDGYVFFEGGEAWLDAAYIPEYLNGSWTNHAPRRKRKLLLHRDQIDKLYQKTREGGLTVVPLRLYFLDGRAKVEIALARGKKEYDKRQTLREKQDKREAERAMRQRNRMGE; from the coding sequence ATGCCCAAGGAGAGCGGCGAGAAGCTGGTCGCCTCGAACAAGAAGGCGCGGCACGACTACCTCATCCTCGACACCTATGAGGCGGGCATGGTCCTCACCGGCAGCGAGGTGAAGTCGCTGCGCATGGGGCGGGCCTCGCTCGTGGACGGGTACGTCTTCTTCGAGGGCGGGGAAGCGTGGCTCGACGCCGCCTACATTCCCGAGTACCTGAACGGGTCGTGGACGAACCACGCGCCCCGACGAAAGCGGAAGCTGCTGCTGCACCGCGATCAGATCGACAAGCTCTACCAGAAGACCCGCGAGGGCGGACTGACGGTGGTGCCGCTGCGCCTCTACTTCCTCGACGGACGCGCGAAGGTTGAAATCGCGCTCGCCCGCGGTAAGAAGGAGTACGACAAACGGCAGACGCTCCGCGAGAAGCAGGACAAGCGTGAGGCGGAGCGGGCGATGCGTCAGCGCAATCGGATGGGCGAGTAG
- the ftsX gene encoding permease-like cell division protein FtsX, protein MRVGLVLGEVWNGLRRNLSVVISVILVTFVSLTFVGAAILMQLQVQQMKTFWYDRAQVAVYLCTEYDQSATCSGEDVTEEQIAAVDDALNSDVLAPYIDDYFFVDHEQAYEEFTQQFEGNPIVDITRPEQLNQTYWLKLEDPSESAIIQETFAGIPGVQSVSDQRSLLDRIFLFLGVASYTAITIAGLMLVAAMLLISTTIRLSAFSRRREIGIMRLVGASNRFIQTPFVLEGVIAALVGAVLAGAASVGIVKFFVQDFLVAEVPFTSYITVEQSLVVPPILVLVGVVLSGIAAKIAITRYLRV, encoded by the coding sequence ATGAGGGTAGGGCTCGTACTCGGAGAAGTCTGGAACGGACTCCGCCGCAATCTGTCGGTGGTGATCTCCGTCATCCTGGTGACCTTCGTCTCGCTCACCTTCGTGGGTGCCGCGATTCTCATGCAGCTGCAGGTGCAGCAGATGAAGACGTTCTGGTACGACCGAGCTCAGGTGGCCGTGTACCTGTGCACGGAGTACGACCAGAGCGCGACGTGCTCGGGAGAGGACGTCACCGAGGAGCAGATCGCCGCCGTTGACGACGCGCTGAACTCCGACGTGCTCGCGCCCTACATCGACGACTACTTCTTCGTCGACCATGAGCAGGCGTACGAGGAGTTCACGCAGCAGTTCGAAGGCAACCCGATCGTCGATATCACGCGCCCTGAGCAGCTCAACCAGACGTACTGGCTGAAGCTCGAGGATCCCTCGGAGTCGGCGATTATTCAGGAGACGTTCGCCGGGATCCCCGGAGTGCAGAGCGTCTCGGACCAGCGGAGCCTGCTTGACCGAATCTTCCTCTTCCTCGGAGTCGCGAGCTACACCGCGATCACCATCGCCGGCCTGATGCTCGTCGCCGCCATGCTCCTTATCTCGACGACGATCCGGTTGTCGGCGTTCTCGCGTCGACGGGAGATCGGGATCATGCGCCTCGTCGGCGCATCGAACCGCTTCATCCAGACCCCGTTCGTCTTGGAAGGGGTGATCGCCGCCCTCGTGGGCGCGGTGCTTGCCGGAGCGGCCTCGGTGGGAATTGTGAAGTTCTTCGTTCAGGACTTCCTCGTCGCGGAAGTGCCGTTCACGAGCTACATCACGGTCGAGCAATCGCTCGTGGTGCCGCCGATACTCGTGCTCGTCGGAGTGGTCCTTTCGGGCATTGCGGCGAAGATCGCGATCACGCGCTACCTCCGCGTGTAG
- the ftsE gene encoding cell division ATP-binding protein FtsE gives MILFENITKQYRGTQRPALDSIDLKIDRGEFVFIVGASGSGKSSCLQLILRQEQPTSGSIHVLGQDLGRISSRKVPYFRRNLGMVFQDFRLLTDKTVYENVAFSLQVIGKSRGFIQEAVPDTLEMVGLGNKSKRYPHELSGGEQQRVAIARAIVNKPAILMADEPTGNLDPATSLGIMQLLRAINASGTTVVMATHEATFVDIMQQRVVELSQGIVVRDEIGGGYGETASIPVTELPAVSAQVLRTSEEVVRAALAPEFGGEAPTGSVPGGKGEARSTGPAQSTSEAEPKPASADVVETVDAESEVVDADSGDGDGDGRRFAAPAADDRASRSGDQGAEDQETEAGWTQAEAPAEEDDDLTVVAGERRDDQRIPAFLEPGEDIDPVKLASEGGLASRLGLSKDKDDDTDVGPVR, from the coding sequence ATGATCCTCTTCGAGAACATCACCAAGCAGTACCGAGGTACGCAGCGCCCGGCGCTCGACTCGATCGACCTCAAGATCGACCGAGGTGAGTTCGTCTTCATCGTGGGTGCCTCCGGTTCCGGCAAGTCGAGCTGCCTGCAGCTGATCCTCCGTCAGGAGCAGCCCACGTCTGGCAGCATCCACGTCCTCGGGCAGGATCTCGGCCGGATCTCCTCGCGGAAGGTACCGTACTTCAGGCGGAACCTCGGCATGGTGTTCCAGGACTTCCGGCTCCTCACCGATAAGACGGTGTACGAGAACGTGGCGTTCTCGCTCCAGGTCATCGGCAAGTCGCGCGGCTTCATCCAGGAGGCCGTGCCCGACACGCTCGAAATGGTGGGGCTCGGCAACAAGTCGAAGCGGTATCCGCACGAGCTCTCGGGCGGTGAGCAGCAGCGCGTCGCGATCGCTCGCGCGATCGTGAACAAGCCGGCGATCCTGATGGCTGACGAGCCGACGGGTAACCTCGACCCCGCCACAAGCCTCGGCATCATGCAGCTGCTCCGGGCGATCAACGCGTCGGGGACCACCGTGGTGATGGCGACACACGAAGCGACCTTCGTGGACATCATGCAGCAGCGCGTGGTCGAGCTCTCGCAGGGCATCGTCGTTCGCGACGAGATCGGCGGAGGCTACGGCGAGACCGCATCGATCCCGGTCACGGAGCTCCCCGCAGTGAGCGCGCAGGTGCTCCGTACGAGTGAGGAGGTGGTGCGCGCCGCGCTCGCCCCCGAATTCGGCGGTGAAGCCCCAACCGGCAGCGTGCCGGGCGGCAAGGGAGAGGCTCGCTCGACGGGGCCGGCGCAGAGCACCTCCGAGGCCGAGCCCAAGCCGGCCTCCGCGGACGTCGTGGAGACGGTCGACGCCGAGTCAGAGGTCGTGGATGCCGACAGCGGCGACGGCGACGGCGACGGGCGTCGCTTCGCGGCGCCCGCAGCAGATGATCGTGCTTCCCGCTCCGGGGACCAGGGGGCCGAGGATCAGGAGACGGAGGCCGGGTGGACGCAGGCGGAAGCGCCTGCCGAAGAGGACGACGACCTCACTGTCGTCGCGGGCGAACGCCGTGACGACCAGCGGATTCCCGCGTTCCTGGAACCGGGCGAAGACATCGATCCGGTGAAGCTCGCCTCCGAGGGTGGGCTCGCATCGAGGCTGGGCCTCTCGAAAGACAAAGACGACGACACGGATGTGGGGCCGGTTCGATGA